The DNA segment GTCATTTTGTACTGTTCCAGTAGACCCAACCATTACAACTTCGGCTCCGTCCTCTGAAACTGCTGTTACAACAAATACTCCGCTACCGCTTTCAGGTGCATTGCAAACCTCTTCTAAACTACCATCGGCAGTAAGTGAAAATGATTCTGTTTTAAACTTCTCTAATTCTTTGTACATATAGGATATAATTGCTCAAACAATAGTTGACCACAGAAATGTGGACTTATATTGCTTAAATTCGGTGCAAAAGTAAGGTTTGTAAAGGCGTTTTCCGAATTTATTGTGAGAAAATTTGGGGATGTATTTCACTGAGGTAAATTAATTATTGGATTTATGATGAAATTTGAGGTTTTGTATAACTAATTCAACCAACTGCTTACCTGAAATTTTCGATGTCTATAATTATTGTTCGTCCTAATTCCATATTTACTATTGCAGAATCAAGTCGTTTCTCGTTCGCTCGACTTGACATCTCATAATTTGTTGCCATCCAAGAATTATATTCCTTGAGTGATATAATAACTATTCCGTCTCCCTCTTTTGATGTAATTGTAATTGGTTCGATACTTTTAATTACATCCTCAAAATGCAACTCTGTATTTCTCTTGAATTCAGCAAGTTTTAAAGTTTTCATAATAGCCTGATTTTGAATAAAATTAACCAGAATTGTTGAACTTTCAACTATTTTA comes from the Flavobacterium ardleyense genome and includes:
- a CDS encoding type II toxin-antitoxin system Phd/YefM family antitoxin; amino-acid sequence: MKTLKLAEFKRNTELHFEDVIKSIEPITITSKEGDGIVIISLKEYNSWMATNYEMSSRANEKRLDSAIVNMELGRTIIIDIENFR